TTTTCTGAGCGGACGAGTATGTTTACTGCTTCGGAAGAAAACTGTTGTACAATATGTTTGTCTAGTTTAAATTCTTTAACAGGTTTCTCGTTGCCTTGTGCATCATCTTGAAACAAGGTGTTAAAAAACGCAAGAACTTTATGGTCGTGTGTGTGAGAAACGTCTAGCGTATGTGCAAAATCGTGAGAATGATGACTGTTGGTATTTAAAAGCGTATGCTCTAATTTATGAAACCCATCTGCCAAAGGTTTTTGCAAAGGAGCCAAACAATACAATGCTGCCACAACAATAATCGTTGTGTTTCGCAAAAATGTAATAATTGGTATTGGTTGGTTCAAGGTTGTGTATTTATTACAAATACGGCATAATAAAGGAAATGGTTTTAGATGAAAGCCAGCTTTAACCCAATCTTAACAGAATTTGAAAGCCGAAAGTTTCCGCAGAAAATTAAATTGCTAGTATCTTTACAGGTATGGCAGAAGCTTCGGTACCCTTACAAATTTCAACACTTCCTCAGGCGCCAGGTGTTTATCAGTACTACGATAAAGACGGGAAATTATTGTATGTGGGTAAAGCAAAAAATTTAAAGAAACGGGTAAGCTCTTACTTTACCAAAAATCATGAGAATGCAAGAACGCGTCTCCTAGTAAAGCGTATAAAAGATATTAAACATATTGTTGTGTCTACAGAAACTGACGCACTTTTGCTTGAGAACAATCTTATAAAAAAGTATCAGCCCAAGTATAATGTTATGCTAAAGGATGACAAAAGTTATCCGTGGATATGTATAAAAAATGAGCGTTTTCCTAGAGTGTTTCCAACGAGACGGCTTATAAAGGATGGCTCAGAATATTTTGGACCTTACACAAGTATGAAAACCGTACATACTTTATTAGATTTAATTAAAGGCCTCTACCCGCTGCGTACTTGTAATTACGATCTTTCTGAAGAAAAAATTAGGGCAGGTAAGTATAAAGTTTGCCTAGAATATCATTTGGGAAATTGCGCGGGCCCTTGTGAAGGGAAACACTCTGAGAAAGATTATCATGAAAATATTGAGGCGATACGCAATATTATAAAAGGAAACTTTAAAGATTCGTTGGGCAACTTTAAAAAACAAATGAAAACGTATGCTGAAAATTTACACTTTGAAGATGCGCAGCGTATTAAAGAAAAAATAGACATTTTAGAAAACTACCAAGCGAAGAGCACCGTCGTGAATCCAAAAATTAATGACGTAGATGTCTTTAGTATTGTTTCAGATGAGAGCTATGCGTATGTAAATTATCTTCAGATATCCTTTGGAAGCATCATTAGATCGCACACCTTAGAAATTAAGAAAAAATTGGAAGAAACAGACAAAGAGTTGCTAGAACTTTCTGTGGTAGAGCTACGACAACGATTTAATTCGCTAAGTAAGCAGATTTATGTTCCTTTTAAAATTGAAACTGAAGAGGGGGTGAAATTGCATATTCCGAAGGCAGGTGACAAAAAGAAAATCTTAGACATGTCTATTCGCAATGCGAAATATTACCGAATGGAGCGGTTTAAACAGGCAAGAATTGTAGACCCAGACCGACACGAAAAACGAATTATGGCGCAGATGAAAAAAGACTTGCGCCTGTCTGAAGAACCAAGACACATAGAATGTTTTGACAATAGTAATATTCAAGGAACCAATCCGGTGGCGGCTTGTGTAGTCTTTAAAAATGGAAAACCAAGTAAAAAGGATTATCGTAAATTCAATATAAAGACTGTAGTTGGTCCAGACGATTTTGCTTCAATGGAAGAAGTGGTTTATCGTCGTTATAAAAGATTAAAAGAAGAAGAGCAACCATTGCCCCAACTCATCATCATAGATGGAGGGAAGGGACAGTTATCTTCTGCGCTAAAAAGTTTGGATGCTCTGGAGCTTCGTGGTAAAATTGCCATTATTGGAATTGCAAAAAGGTTGGAAGAATTGTTTTATCCAGACGATCCAATTCCGCTGTATCTCGACAAAAAATCTGAAACATTAAAGATTATACAACAATTAAGAAATGAAGCCCATCGTTTTGGTATCACATTTCACCGTGATAAACGAAGTAAAGAAGCACTTGCGTCTGGATTGGAAAGTATAGCAGGAATTGGTGAAAAAAACGGTTGTGGAGCTGTTAAAACATTTTAAAAGCACCAAAAGAATAGAAAAGGCCAGTTTTGAGGAACTAGCACAAGTAGTAGGTGCTAGCAGAGCTAAAAAAATTGTTACTCACTTCAAGAAATGAGATAGAAAATACGTGTAACATAATAGATAATGTATTAACTTATAAAAGCCTTGAAGTCCTAAATATAGACACAACAAACACTTGAAACATTTTTTATACATAACATTCTTACTTATTACCTTTCAGGTATGGGCTCAGGACATCATTAAAGACAATCCAAAAGTTGGGGTTGTATTAAGTGGTGGAGGCGCCAAGGGTCTTGCTCACATTGGGGCTCTTAAAAAAATTGAGGAGGCGGGTGTGCGAATAGACTATATTGGGGGTACCAGTATGGGTGCGATAATTGGCGGGTTGTATGCTGCAGGCTATAGCGCCAACCAATTAGATTCTATTTTTAGAACGGTAGATTTCGATAGGTTAATTCAAGATGACATTCCGCGAAGCGCAAAAACATTTTACGAGAAAAACGAAACAGATAGGTATGCCATAACGCTGCCTTTTGAAGGCTTTCAATTGCGCTTGCCTTCAGGAATTTCTAAAGGCCAGAATGTATATAATCTCTTTAGCGAATTAACAGGACATGTAAGTGATGTAGACGATTTCAGCAAGTTACCCATCCCATTTTTTTGTGTCGCAACAGATATTGAAACTGGAAAGGCAGTGGTTTTAGAAAATGGCTACTTACCACAAGCTATTTCGGCAAGTGGTGCATTGCCTTCTGTGTTTAGCCCAGTAATGATAGGCGATAAGGTTCTTGTAGATGGGGGGGTGATAAATAACTACCCAGTAGACGAGGTGCGAAGTAAAGGTATGGACATTATAATTGGAATTGATGTTCAAGACAGTCTTAGAACGAGAAAAAATTTGAAATCAGGACTAGAAGTATTGGTGCAAATCAACAATTTTAGAACGATTGAAAACATGAAGGAGAAACGTACTAAAACAGACGTTTATATCCATCCCAAAATAGATAAGTTTACGGTTGTTTCTTTCAATCAAGGAGAGACTATCATTGAAGCTGGCTATAACGAAACAGTACGCTTTTCGGAACAATTGTTTACAATAGCCTCTAGACAGACTCCAATAGCAAAGAAGGAAGTGCTTTTTAACCAAGAAACAGCACTCTTTATTAATAGTGTGGTGATTGAAGGAAATGAAAATTATAGCAGATCTTATATTCTAGGTAAATTAAAGTTGAAAGTTCCTGATGTTATTACCTACGAACGTTTTAACGAAGGTGTGAATAATCTATCTGCTACGCGAAACTTTCAAGATATTAATTATCGCTTTGTTGAAGAGGAAGATGGTAGTTATACTGCTGTGTTTAAGTTAAGAGAAAGTGATACTAAAACCTTACTTCGGCTTGGCGCTCATTACGACGACTTGTTTAGAACGGCGGCTCTCCTTAACGTCACTCGAAAACGATTATTTACCAACAACGATATTGCTTCCTTCGATTTTATATTAGGAGACAATATTAGATACAATTTTAACTACTATATAGACAAAGGTTTTTACTGGAGTATAGGTTTTAATTCTAGTTTCGATTTTTTTGATAAAGATGTTCCGCTATCTTTTATTTTTCCGGAAGAGTCTGTAGTAGAAATTCAGAATCAGACACAACTTAATGAGATAGAGTTAGAGTATAGCGATTTTACCAATCAATTGTATTTTGAAACACTTTTTAGGCGTAGTTTTCTACTTGGGGTGGGGGTTGAACATAAAAAATTACGTTTTTTGTCTGAAACCATCGGCATAGACCAAGACAACAATCCGCGAACAGTTTTTGAAAACACCAACTATTTTAGTACGTACGGTTATTTGGTGTATGATACGTACGATAATTCATTCTTTCCGAAGAAGGGAATATACTTTTCAGGAGATTTTCATCTCTATATGTTTGGCGAAGGTATGAATGATAATTTTGAAAGTTTCAGTGTTGCAAAGGCGAAGGCAGGCTATGCAAAATCGTTTAATAAATTTACCGCGCTGCTAACTACCGAAGGGGGTTTTAAAATTGGTAATAACGACACCCAAGCTTTCGATTTCTCGCTGGGTGGCTTCGGCTTTAAAGAGATTAATAATTTAGTGCCCTTTTATGGATATGAGGCTTTAAGCCTTCGTGGTGATACCTATTTAAAAACAGGGCTGACATTTGATTATGAAATTTTCCGTAAAAATCATATAAACATTGCTGCTAACATTAGTAATGTAGGTGACAATCTTTTCGAAAATGGAGGATGGATAGACGGGATAGGCTATAGTGGTTTTGCATTAGGCTATGGTTTAGAAACGTTTTTTGGTCCTATACAGGTAAAATATTCCTTTTCACCAGAACGTGAGGTGAACGAGTGGTATGTGAGCGCGGGGTTCAAGTTTTAGGGCTTCCTTATCATTACCAACGGTAAAATTTTCCGATATTTGTAACAAACACGTGTCTATGCCTTTTTACCATACTTTAGGAAAAATACCACCCAAGCGTCATACGCAGTTTAGAAAGCCAGATGGAAGTTTGTACGCAGAGCAATTGTTCGGTACCATTGGTTTTGATGGTATGTATACCAACTCATATCACGAGCAACGGCCAACTCAGGTTAAAGAAATTAAAAGACAATACAGTGTTGCGCCAAAGATTGCAAAGAAGAATAATATGCAGTCCTATCGCTTTAGAGGGTTTCAAGTGCCTCCTCAGAAGGATTACTTAGAAAGTAGAAAAGCTGTTCTTACTAACAGCGATTGTACCATTATTTTAGCTGCACCACAAGAAAGCCAGGACGATTATTTTTATAAAAACACCGATGCCGATGAGCTTATTTTTGTGCATAAAGGCAGCGGTATACTTAGAACGCATTTAGGAAATCTAGATTTTAAGTACGGTGATTATTTGGTGATTCCACGTGGGATGATTTATAAAATGAAGTTTGACGATGCTGATAACAGATTGTTTATCGTAGAATCGAGAAGACCAATTTATACACCCAAACGCTACAGAAATTGGTTTGGCCAATTGTTAGAGCATTCTCCTTTTTGCGAACGCGACCTTCGGAAACCTTACACCTTGGAAACCAATGATGAAAAAGGTGAGTTTTTAATGAAGGTAAAAAAGGGTGACGAAATGTTTGAAATGGTGTATGCTAGTCATCCGTTTGATGTTGTGGGGTACGACGGCTATAACTATCCGTATGCATTTTCTATCCATGATTTTGAACCAATTACTGGACGAATTCACCAACCACCACCTGTACACCAAACCTTTGAGACAGATGCTTTTGTAGTGTGTAGTTTTGTACCACGTTTATACGATTATCACCCGTTGAGTATTCCAGCTCCTTACAACCATAGTAATATTGATAGCGATGAAGTATTGTATTACGTAGATGGGGATTTTATGAGCCGAAATGATGTAGATGCAGGACATATATCATTGCACCCAGCAGGAATTCCGCATGGGCCACACCCTGGATCTGTAGAACGAAGCATTGGCAAGGTACGAACCGATGAGTTAGCTGTAATGGTAGACACCTTTAAACCCCTTATGGTGACCGAAGAAGCGTTGAAAATTGCAGACGAAAGTTATTTTCAATCTTGGTTGGATGAAAACAAATAAACAATGACAACAATAAAACACAGAGTTGATCTAACACCTCAACTGCGCGCTATGTGGTAAATACTTTCAATAGGTTACAACCCGTAGATTGAGCGCATTTAGAGGCCTTAATCATTTCATTTTTATTAGACATTAAATAAATAGAACATCATGCCAAAAGAAATAAAGAACCTTAAAGATTTACAAAATACAGAGTACGGACTCAAAAAATTGTTTGACGATGCCGAAGATTTTCTTCCGTTGTTGGGTACAGATTATGTAGAGCTGTACGTCGGAAACGCTAAACAAGCGGCCCATTTTTATAAAACAGCCTTTGGGTTTCAATCACTTGCGTACGCAGGTCTTGAAACAGGTGTAAAAGACCGTGTCTCCTATGTGTTAAAACAAGATAAAATTAGACTGGTACTTACGTCCCCATTAAATAAGGGTGGCGACATTAATAGACATTTAAACGAGCATGGCGATGCAGCCAAAGTTATTGCGCTGTGGGTAGACGACGCAACAAAAGCGTTTGAAGAAACAACCAAAAGAGGAGCTAAACCTTATTTTGAACCACGGATAGAAGAAGACGAACATGGCCATGTTGTTAAATCTGGTATCTACACCTATGGAGAAACCGTACACATCTTTGTAGAACGAAAGAATTACAATGGCGTTTTTCTCCCAGGTTTCGAGACGTGGGAGTCGCATTACAATCCGCCACCAGTTGGTTTAAAATTTATAGACCATATTGTAGGTAATGTAGGTTGGGATGAGATGAATACATGGTGTAAGTTCTACGCTGAGGTGATGGGTTTTGCACAAATTATTTCTTTTGCCGATGATGATATCTCTACAGAATACACGGCTTTAATGAGTAAGGTGATGAGTAATGGGAATGGACGTATTAAATTTCCAATTAATGAACCGGCTGAAGCTGAGAAAAAGTCGCAAATTGAAGAATATCTCGATTTTTATAACGGCCCAGGCGTGCAGCATCTGGCATTAGCCACAGATGATATAGTCGCTACCGTTTCTGCTATGCGCGATCGAGGAGTAGAGTTTTTGTATGTGCCAGACACGTATTACGATGATATTTTAGAACGCGTGGGAGAGATAGATGAAGACATTAACCTGCTGAAAAAACACGGAATTTTAATAGACCGAGACGAAGAAGGGTATCTACTTCAGTTGTTTACCAACAATGTATTAGATAGACCTACCATGTTTATTGAAATTATTCAACGAAAAGGAGCACAAAGTTTTGGCGTTGGGAATTTTAAAGCCTTGTTTGAAGCAATAGAGCGCCAGCAAGCAAAAAGAGGAACTTTATAGCCAATTTATGCTGTAACAAATAAAGAACGCTTCAGTCTAGTAATAGATAGAAGCGTTTTTTTGTTGTAAAATTTCAGTAAAAAACATTCTATAGAACAATATCAAAAGGGTAACTTAGTTACTAAATTATCGAGGCGCCTATTTTTTTGGAACAATACTTGCAAATTCAATAGAAAGTCTCAAACAACACTCATGAAAAAATTAATTACACTATTATTCTTAACGGTTTCTATAGTCCTTTCTGCTCAAGAAAAGGCATATGAAGATGGAGAATGGTTTAAGTTTAGAATTCATTACGGATTTGTAACTGCGGGCTATGCTACGTTGCAAGTAAATGATGCTACACTTAACGGAAAAGAGGTTTACCATGTACAAGGTGTTGGTGAAACTATAGGGATGAGTCGCTTCTTTTTTAAAGTTGAAGATTATTACGATTCTTATATAGACAAAGAGAAAGACGTTCCTTATAAGTTTATTCGGAAAATTGACGAGGGTGGACACACCAAAGACATTGAAATAGATTTTGATCATGATTCTGGAAAGGCATTGGTGCACAATAAAAAGCATAAAACAAAAGAGTTAGTTAGCTTTCCGAAAGATGCGCAAGACATGGTGTCGGCTTTTTATTACCTCCGTAACAACCTTGATACCGAAAATATTGAAGTTGGAGAAACGG
This Rasiella rasia DNA region includes the following protein-coding sequences:
- a CDS encoding patatin-like phospholipase family protein, with translation MKHFLYITFLLITFQVWAQDIIKDNPKVGVVLSGGGAKGLAHIGALKKIEEAGVRIDYIGGTSMGAIIGGLYAAGYSANQLDSIFRTVDFDRLIQDDIPRSAKTFYEKNETDRYAITLPFEGFQLRLPSGISKGQNVYNLFSELTGHVSDVDDFSKLPIPFFCVATDIETGKAVVLENGYLPQAISASGALPSVFSPVMIGDKVLVDGGVINNYPVDEVRSKGMDIIIGIDVQDSLRTRKNLKSGLEVLVQINNFRTIENMKEKRTKTDVYIHPKIDKFTVVSFNQGETIIEAGYNETVRFSEQLFTIASRQTPIAKKEVLFNQETALFINSVVIEGNENYSRSYILGKLKLKVPDVITYERFNEGVNNLSATRNFQDINYRFVEEEDGSYTAVFKLRESDTKTLLRLGAHYDDLFRTAALLNVTRKRLFTNNDIASFDFILGDNIRYNFNYYIDKGFYWSIGFNSSFDFFDKDVPLSFIFPEESVVEIQNQTQLNEIELEYSDFTNQLYFETLFRRSFLLGVGVEHKKLRFLSETIGIDQDNNPRTVFENTNYFSTYGYLVYDTYDNSFFPKKGIYFSGDFHLYMFGEGMNDNFESFSVAKAKAGYAKSFNKFTALLTTEGGFKIGNNDTQAFDFSLGGFGFKEINNLVPFYGYEALSLRGDTYLKTGLTFDYEIFRKNHINIAANISNVGDNLFENGGWIDGIGYSGFALGYGLETFFGPIQVKYSFSPEREVNEWYVSAGFKF
- a CDS encoding homogentisate 1,2-dioxygenase, producing the protein MPFYHTLGKIPPKRHTQFRKPDGSLYAEQLFGTIGFDGMYTNSYHEQRPTQVKEIKRQYSVAPKIAKKNNMQSYRFRGFQVPPQKDYLESRKAVLTNSDCTIILAAPQESQDDYFYKNTDADELIFVHKGSGILRTHLGNLDFKYGDYLVIPRGMIYKMKFDDADNRLFIVESRRPIYTPKRYRNWFGQLLEHSPFCERDLRKPYTLETNDEKGEFLMKVKKGDEMFEMVYASHPFDVVGYDGYNYPYAFSIHDFEPITGRIHQPPPVHQTFETDAFVVCSFVPRLYDYHPLSIPAPYNHSNIDSDEVLYYVDGDFMSRNDVDAGHISLHPAGIPHGPHPGSVERSIGKVRTDELAVMVDTFKPLMVTEEALKIADESYFQSWLDENK
- the hppD gene encoding 4-hydroxyphenylpyruvate dioxygenase; the protein is MPKEIKNLKDLQNTEYGLKKLFDDAEDFLPLLGTDYVELYVGNAKQAAHFYKTAFGFQSLAYAGLETGVKDRVSYVLKQDKIRLVLTSPLNKGGDINRHLNEHGDAAKVIALWVDDATKAFEETTKRGAKPYFEPRIEEDEHGHVVKSGIYTYGETVHIFVERKNYNGVFLPGFETWESHYNPPPVGLKFIDHIVGNVGWDEMNTWCKFYAEVMGFAQIISFADDDISTEYTALMSKVMSNGNGRIKFPINEPAEAEKKSQIEEYLDFYNGPGVQHLALATDDIVATVSAMRDRGVEFLYVPDTYYDDILERVGEIDEDINLLKKHGILIDRDEEGYLLQLFTNNVLDRPTMFIEIIQRKGAQSFGVGNFKALFEAIERQQAKRGTL
- a CDS encoding DUF3108 domain-containing protein translates to MKKLITLLFLTVSIVLSAQEKAYEDGEWFKFRIHYGFVTAGYATLQVNDATLNGKEVYHVQGVGETIGMSRFFFKVEDYYDSYIDKEKDVPYKFIRKIDEGGHTKDIEIDFDHDSGKALVHNKKHKTKELVSFPKDAQDMVSAFYYLRNNLDTENIEVGETVNMNMFFDKEAYKFRLKFLGREVLNTKFGKIPVMKFRPYVQAGRVFKEKESLTVWVTDDDNKMPVLIKADLAVGSLKASLVEFKGLRHSFRIVVD